Proteins encoded by one window of Cannabis sativa cultivar Pink pepper isolate KNU-18-1 chromosome 4, ASM2916894v1, whole genome shotgun sequence:
- the LOC115714734 gene encoding uncharacterized protein LOC115714734 produces the protein MNSYPGSSSYLSSSSSSDDEYYDDIEMQVVGQITANNNFCIAQHQQNQSSRRGSIPGHIVINRDRENADRNLFNDYFAENSRFTDLMFRRRFRMGRPLFLRILDAIQRHDNYFLQRRDRMGKLGLSGLQKVTAVFRMLAYGMPADATDEYIKIGESTTLESLKRFCRAVVEVFGAHYLRSPNAHDVARLLHIGERRGFPAEGIAPPANYVIKGKEYNMSYYLADGIYPKWSTLVQNIHDPRGPKKKLFAMKQEACRKDVERAFGVLQSRFAIIAGPTCLWNKTVLHDIMTSCIIMHNMIIEDERDLNAPIEERVEVSSPEIEMVEDDNARFQEFLARHRKIKDKDAHIELRNALIEHLWDEYGNSQN, from the exons atgaattcttaTCCTGGTAGTTCATCGTATTTATCATCATCGTCTTCTTCAGATGATGAATATTATGATGATATAGAAATGCAAGTGGTAGGTCAAATCACTGCTAACAATAATTTTTGTATCGCTCAACACCAACAAAATCAAAGCTCACGTCGAGGCTCGATTCCTGGTCATATAGTTATTAACCGTGACCGGGAAAATGCTGATCGTAATCTTTTCAACGACTATTTTGCAGAGAATTCTCGATTTACCGATTTGATGTTTCGCCGAAGATTTCGAATGGGTCGTCCTTTATTCCTTCGTATTTTGGATGCTATACAAAGACATGACAATTACTTTCTCCAGCGAAGGGATAGAATGGGAAAACTCGGGTTATCAGGCTTGCAAAAAGTTACAGCTGTATTTCGTATGCTAGCATATGGTATGCCGGCAGATGCTACCGATGAATACATCAAAATAGGAGAATCTACAACTTTAGAAAGCTTGAAGCGATTTTGTCGTGCTGTTGTTGAGGTGTTTGGAGCCCACTATCTCCGATCACCCAACGCTCATGATGTTGCAAGACTACTCCACATTGGTGAACGTCGAGGTTTTCC GGCTGAAGGTATTGCTCCACCCGCTAATTATGTTATTAAaggaaaagagtacaatatgaGTTATTATTTAGCCGATGGTATATATCCAAAATGGTCCACTCTTGTTCAAAATATCCATGATCCACGTGGTCCAAAAAAGAAACTATTTGCAATGAAACAAGAAGCATGTAGAAAAGATGTTGAACGTGCATTTGGAGTATTGCAATCTAGATTTGCAATTATTGCTGGACCGACATGTCTTTGGAATAAAACGGTTTTACATGATATAATGACTTCATGTATTATTATGCATAATATGATAATAGAAGATGAACGTGATCTAAATGCACCAATTGAAGAGCGTGTCGAAGTGTCAAGTCCAGAAATTGAGATGGTAGAAGATGATAATGCTCGGTTTCAAGAATTTCTTGCCagacatagaaaaattaaagataaagATGCTCACATTGAGCTTCGAAATGCATTAATCGAACACTTGTGGGACGAATATGGTAActcacaaaattaa